One segment of Leptospiraceae bacterium DNA contains the following:
- a CDS encoding alpha/beta hydrolase: MESNEKKHPNADITIFGKQILNATNHITSNLLGGVKDVLGNTLTWTADTLENLSDEKFLQIEDLPVYLHAAGTNIKKSNDITVKGMNIAIDSTEAAFAVANKSLDIAEDYMIKTLYENKVISSILGSSHDDLISFSKIKMSFRHNLEDIDAQTVIELFRESKLNKVILYVPGLFCDESLWVKVAEEDTGLGDYFLNEGYFPIYIRYNQGAHISVNGKDLEDLIEKLFELEPNLPLNIITYSQGGLVLRSALYYAKLNSQEFLSKLKKVFIISSPNGGSYIEKIGFWAGMLLQASPFFILKIVGFIGNLRSDAIKDLSHGIIREEDWKLGNQIFRYRTDHYFGELDSIDAYQIYSLAGETDNLFQSFFGDGIIEKWSIEALTDKVFNKKEKPETRTLKLLGRNHFQILNAPELIPFIEKGLNAG; this comes from the coding sequence ATGGAAAGTAACGAAAAAAAACATCCGAATGCTGATATAACTATCTTTGGCAAACAAATATTAAACGCAACAAACCATATTACTTCAAATTTACTTGGTGGAGTAAAAGATGTATTAGGCAATACACTTACTTGGACTGCGGATACTTTGGAAAATTTATCGGACGAGAAGTTTTTACAGATAGAAGATTTACCCGTGTATCTTCATGCTGCTGGTACAAATATAAAAAAGAGTAATGATATCACTGTAAAAGGAATGAATATAGCGATAGATAGTACGGAAGCTGCATTTGCTGTTGCTAATAAGTCATTGGACATAGCTGAGGATTATATGATTAAGACTCTCTATGAAAATAAAGTTATAAGTAGTATTTTAGGAAGCTCTCATGACGATCTAATTAGTTTTTCCAAAATCAAAATGAGTTTTCGTCATAACTTAGAAGACATAGATGCACAAACGGTGATTGAGCTTTTTCGTGAATCGAAGCTAAACAAAGTTATCCTCTATGTACCGGGACTATTTTGCGATGAATCACTTTGGGTAAAAGTTGCTGAAGAGGATACAGGTCTTGGAGATTATTTTTTGAATGAAGGATATTTCCCTATTTATATTCGGTATAATCAAGGTGCACATATATCAGTAAATGGAAAAGATTTAGAAGATTTAATAGAAAAATTATTTGAGTTAGAACCAAATTTGCCGCTAAATATTATTACTTATAGTCAAGGTGGTCTTGTGCTAAGAAGTGCTTTGTATTATGCAAAATTAAATTCGCAGGAATTTTTATCTAAACTTAAGAAGGTATTTATAATTAGCTCCCCGAATGGCGGTTCCTATATAGAAAAAATTGGATTTTGGGCAGGTATGTTGTTACAAGCATCTCCATTTTTTATTTTAAAAATTGTAGGATTTATTGGAAATTTGCGAAGTGATGCGATTAAAGATCTTTCTCATGGTATAATTCGAGAAGAAGATTGGAAGTTAGGAAATCAAATATTTCGATACCGTACAGACCACTACTTTGGTGAATTAGACTCTATTGATGCCTATCAAATTTATAGTTTAGCAGGGGAAACGGATAACTTATTTCAATCTTTTTTTGGAGACGGAATTATTGAAAAATGGAGCATAGAGGCATTAACCGACAAAGTGTTTAATAAAAAAGAAAAACCTGAAACAAGAACTTTAAAATTACTCGGTCGAAATCATTTTCAAATTTTAAATGCACCTGAGTTAATTCCGTTTATTGAAAAGGGACTTAACGCAGGTTAG